From the genome of Paraburkholderia flava, one region includes:
- a CDS encoding choline sulfate utilization transcriptional regulator → MPRQERLPSMQTLSAFESAARLASFTAAARELGSTQPAVSQRVVQLETDLGAPLFERGPRGVTLTAEGARLFEAVHQSLDAIRVATTDIRTRRASGALTLLTDFGFATYWLMPRLSRLKHSMPDVDVKIVTSQEGFDPQRDHADIAIAFGSGDWSPCTSTRLFPEEVTPVCSPAFAAAHPHIANAADLASLPLLHVQATEPERWLAWDSWFAAQGVERAPAGTLSGSGLTFNSYALVIHAALMNEGVALGWTPLVDELVNSGQLVRLLDTPVVTSRGYFLVCPLARPEAAAVPLFRRWLFDECR, encoded by the coding sequence ATGCCGAGACAGGAGCGACTGCCGTCGATGCAGACGCTGTCGGCGTTCGAATCCGCTGCGCGGCTCGCGAGCTTCACGGCGGCCGCGCGCGAACTCGGCTCGACGCAGCCGGCGGTCAGCCAGCGCGTCGTGCAGTTGGAGACCGATCTCGGCGCGCCGCTCTTCGAGCGCGGTCCTCGCGGCGTGACGCTCACCGCAGAAGGCGCGCGGCTGTTCGAAGCGGTGCATCAGAGTCTCGACGCGATCCGCGTCGCGACCACCGACATCCGTACGCGCCGCGCGTCGGGTGCGCTCACGCTGCTCACCGATTTCGGTTTCGCTACCTACTGGCTGATGCCGCGACTGTCGCGTCTCAAGCATTCGATGCCCGACGTCGATGTGAAAATCGTCACGTCGCAGGAAGGCTTCGACCCACAACGCGATCACGCGGACATCGCGATTGCATTCGGCAGCGGCGACTGGTCGCCGTGCACATCGACGCGGCTGTTCCCGGAAGAAGTCACGCCGGTCTGTTCGCCTGCGTTCGCGGCCGCGCATCCGCACATCGCGAATGCCGCCGATCTCGCGTCGCTGCCGCTGCTGCACGTGCAGGCGACCGAACCCGAGCGTTGGCTCGCGTGGGATAGCTGGTTTGCTGCGCAAGGTGTCGAGCGTGCGCCTGCGGGCACGCTGAGTGGCAGCGGGTTGACGTTCAACAGCTATGCCCTCGTGATCCATGCCGCGCTGATGAACGAAGGCGTCGCGCTCGGCTGGACACCGCTCGTCGACGAACTCGTGAACAGCGGGCAGCTGGTGCGGCTGCTCGATACGCCCGTCGTCACGTCGCGTGGATATTTTCTGGTGTGTCCGCTGGCACGGCCGGAGGCTGCGGCGGTGCCGCTGTTTCGTCGGTGGTTGTTCGATGAGTGTCGGTGA